DNA sequence from the Candidatus Latescibacter sp. genome:
CTCATAGAGGCGGGGGTCGACTATATACTCACCGACGAAAATGCCCTCTGCCTGGAGCTTACCGGAAAGAAAAAGAAGTAAAACGCCGGGATGATTATCTCCCGGAACTCAGCTCATCAGGTCGCGCTTCATCTGTTCGAATTCTTCCTTTGAAATCTCTCCACGGGCATATCGTTTTTTCAGGATGTCGAGCGGAGTTTCCGAGGAAATAATACCTCCGCCCTTATGGGAGATATTCCTGATAATTACATAGGCCGCCCCGATAATTACAATCCAAAAGACAAGCATGAAAAAGCCCATAAACAAACCTCCCCATCCAAAGCCGTGCATACATCCCCACATAGGTAACCTCCTTGAATCAAACAGGCAGATGAAATTCCTCGCAGCAAAGCTTTGAGGTATCCAAAGCTGATCCCCCT
Encoded proteins:
- a CDS encoding SHOCT domain-containing protein — translated: MWGCMHGFGWGGLFMGFFMLVFWIVIIGAAYVIIRNISHKGGGIISSETPLDILKKRYARGEISKEEFEQMKRDLMS